From a single Alloactinosynnema sp. L-07 genomic region:
- the eccCa gene encoding type VII secretion protein EccCa yields MSTLQFKRSPRLAAPRQPGGEVHLEPPPEVPRVIPGNIVMKLLPGVMIVMSIGMMVFMFQVGGRNPTSLLFGGMFLMSTVGMMAGSGGGRGGGQKKAEMNEDRKDYLRYLGQMRDRAREASLDQRASLEWTHPDPQALWSIATSRRMWERRQADPDFCHLRAGRGSQRLATRLVPPQTGPVDELEPIATLALRRFVRAHSIVPELPIQVAIRGFAAVGLSGDRELTRGLARALISQLVTFHTPDDVLIAVVTAGKAKQEWEWAKWLPHAQHPSLVDGIGQLRMMAGSLAQIEEWLDEELRDRQRFTRNAPPQPDQPHIVIVIDDGEVTREEQILLEEGLVGVTLMDLSDCLGNLTARRGLRLVVEEDRLGARSASGVEWFANPDNLSVAEGEALARKLSPYRLSATAADSGDDEPLNANPTLLELLGIPGDPMTFDVQQAWRPRPVRDRYRVPFGIGEFGQFVELDIKEAAMEGMGPHGLCIGATGSGKSEFLRTLVLGMLATHSSTTLNFILVDFKGGATFLGLDDAPHVAATITNLQGDLTLVDRMKDALAGEMNRRQEALKNGGNFKNVWEYEKARENGADLDPLPALFIVVDEFSELLSAKPDFIDLFVAVGRLGRSLQMHMLLASQRLEEGKLRGLDSHLSYRIGLKTFSAAESRAAIGVPDAFELPSVPGSGYLKYDTSTMVRFKAAYVSGPYRPAGMQAAGPAAAVSGDRRAKLFVPDYVEIPKEPEKPLEPVVEEKKPEGGTEASELDVIVGRLIGQGPPAHEVWLPPLNEPNSLDTLFPPLQPTEDRGLSPVGFYGNGRLQVPLGIIDKPFEQRRDLLWADFSGAAGHAAIAGGPQSGKSMMLRTLIMSMALTHTAEEVQFYCLDLGGGTMGTLDSLPHVGGVAGRIDPDKARRMVAEVVSLVSTREQLFRDLGIDSMTDFRNRKRRGEIKEDPFGDVFLIVDGWLNFRQEFESLEMQVVNLAAQGLSYGIHVIVAANRWAEIRPALKDLLGTRFELRLGDPSESDVDRRVAVNIPAGRPGRGLSRDKLHFLTGLPRIDGSSNPEDVAGGVQDAVAKIKAAWRGRTAPRVRLLPEVISYEDLLAQDTRRDSKLVPIGVDENELAPVYLDFDAEPHFMAFAEGESGKTNLIRNIVRGIMDRYTPQEAVILLVDYRRTMLGFIDTNHLLGYAVSSNQLNDMVKDVRGSMLKRLPGPDVTQEQLKNRSWWKGPELFVIVDDYDLVAPQGNNPLQPLSEFLPQAKDVGLHMIAARRSGGASRAMFDPILGKLREIASPGIVMSGSKDEGALLGTVKPSAMPPGRGTLVSRKVGQALMHVSWIPPE; encoded by the coding sequence GTGAGCACGCTGCAGTTCAAGCGTTCGCCCCGGCTTGCCGCGCCGCGGCAGCCGGGTGGCGAGGTCCACCTCGAGCCGCCGCCCGAGGTGCCCAGGGTGATCCCGGGCAACATCGTCATGAAGCTGCTTCCCGGCGTCATGATCGTGATGTCCATCGGCATGATGGTCTTCATGTTCCAGGTGGGCGGGCGAAACCCCACCTCCCTGCTGTTCGGCGGCATGTTCCTGATGTCGACCGTCGGCATGATGGCGGGCAGCGGCGGCGGGCGTGGCGGCGGCCAGAAGAAGGCCGAGATGAACGAGGACCGCAAGGACTACCTGCGCTACCTCGGCCAGATGCGCGACCGGGCCCGCGAGGCCAGCCTCGACCAGCGCGCCTCCCTGGAGTGGACCCACCCCGACCCGCAGGCCCTGTGGTCGATCGCCACGAGCAGGCGCATGTGGGAACGCCGCCAGGCCGACCCGGACTTCTGCCACCTGCGCGCGGGCCGCGGCTCGCAGCGGCTGGCCACCCGGCTCGTGCCGCCGCAGACCGGCCCTGTCGACGAGTTGGAGCCGATCGCCACGCTGGCGCTGCGCCGGTTCGTCCGCGCGCACTCGATCGTGCCCGAGCTGCCCATCCAGGTCGCCATCCGTGGGTTCGCCGCGGTCGGCCTGTCCGGCGACCGCGAGCTGACCCGCGGCCTTGCCCGCGCCCTGATCTCCCAGCTCGTCACCTTCCACACCCCCGACGACGTGCTGATCGCCGTGGTCACCGCGGGCAAGGCCAAGCAGGAGTGGGAGTGGGCGAAGTGGCTGCCGCACGCCCAGCACCCGTCCCTGGTCGACGGCATCGGCCAGCTGCGGATGATGGCGGGCTCGCTGGCCCAGATCGAGGAATGGCTCGACGAGGAGCTGCGCGACCGGCAGCGGTTCACCCGCAACGCCCCGCCCCAGCCCGACCAGCCGCACATCGTGATCGTCATCGATGACGGCGAGGTCACCCGCGAGGAGCAGATTCTCCTGGAGGAGGGTCTGGTCGGCGTCACGCTGATGGACCTGTCCGACTGCCTCGGCAACCTCACCGCCCGGCGCGGCCTGCGCCTGGTCGTCGAGGAAGATCGCCTCGGCGCGCGCAGCGCCAGCGGCGTGGAGTGGTTCGCCAACCCCGACAACCTCAGCGTCGCCGAGGGCGAAGCCCTGGCCCGCAAGCTCTCGCCGTATCGGCTCAGCGCCACGGCGGCCGACTCCGGCGACGACGAGCCGTTGAACGCCAACCCCACGCTGCTCGAACTGCTCGGCATCCCGGGCGACCCGATGACCTTCGACGTGCAGCAGGCCTGGCGGCCGCGCCCGGTGCGCGACCGCTACCGGGTCCCGTTCGGCATCGGCGAGTTCGGCCAGTTCGTCGAACTCGACATCAAGGAAGCGGCGATGGAAGGCATGGGCCCGCACGGCCTGTGCATCGGCGCCACCGGTTCCGGCAAGTCCGAGTTCCTGCGCACGCTCGTGCTGGGCATGCTGGCGACGCACTCGTCCACGACGCTGAACTTCATCCTGGTCGACTTCAAGGGTGGTGCGACGTTCCTCGGTCTGGACGACGCGCCGCACGTCGCCGCGACGATCACCAACCTGCAGGGCGACCTGACCCTGGTCGACCGCATGAAGGACGCGCTGGCCGGTGAGATGAACCGGCGCCAGGAGGCGCTGAAGAACGGCGGCAACTTCAAGAACGTGTGGGAGTACGAGAAGGCCCGCGAGAACGGCGCCGACCTCGATCCGCTGCCCGCGCTGTTCATCGTCGTCGACGAGTTCTCCGAGCTGCTGTCGGCCAAGCCCGACTTCATCGACCTGTTCGTCGCCGTCGGCCGACTGGGCCGCTCGCTGCAGATGCACATGCTGCTCGCCTCGCAGCGGCTCGAAGAGGGCAAGCTGCGCGGCCTGGACTCCCACCTGTCCTACCGGATCGGCCTCAAGACGTTCTCCGCCGCCGAGTCGCGCGCCGCGATCGGCGTGCCGGACGCGTTCGAACTGCCGTCGGTCCCCGGCTCGGGCTACCTCAAGTACGACACGAGCACGATGGTCCGGTTCAAGGCCGCCTACGTCTCCGGGCCGTACCGCCCGGCGGGCATGCAGGCCGCCGGGCCCGCCGCGGCGGTCAGCGGCGATCGGCGCGCGAAGCTGTTCGTGCCCGACTATGTCGAGATCCCCAAGGAACCCGAGAAGCCGCTCGAACCGGTCGTCGAGGAGAAGAAGCCCGAGGGCGGCACCGAGGCCAGCGAGCTCGACGTCATCGTCGGCAGGCTCATCGGCCAGGGCCCGCCCGCGCACGAGGTGTGGCTGCCGCCGCTCAACGAGCCCAACTCGCTCGACACGCTGTTCCCGCCGCTGCAGCCCACCGAGGACCGCGGCCTGTCGCCGGTCGGCTTCTACGGCAACGGCAGGCTCCAGGTGCCGCTGGGCATCATCGACAAGCCGTTCGAGCAGCGCCGCGACCTGCTGTGGGCCGACTTCTCCGGCGCGGCGGGCCACGCGGCCATCGCGGGCGGCCCGCAGTCGGGTAAGTCGATGATGCTGCGCACGCTGATCATGTCGATGGCGCTGACCCACACCGCCGAGGAAGTGCAGTTCTACTGCCTCGACCTCGGTGGCGGCACGATGGGCACGCTCGACAGCCTGCCGCACGTCGGTGGCGTCGCCGGGCGTATCGACCCGGACAAGGCCCGCCGCATGGTCGCCGAGGTCGTGAGCCTGGTGTCCACCCGCGAGCAGCTCTTCCGCGACCTGGGCATCGACTCGATGACCGACTTCCGCAACCGCAAGCGGCGCGGCGAGATCAAGGAAGACCCGTTCGGCGACGTCTTCCTGATCGTCGACGGCTGGCTGAACTTCCGCCAGGAGTTCGAGTCGCTGGAGATGCAGGTCGTCAACCTGGCCGCGCAGGGACTGTCCTACGGCATCCACGTGATCGTGGCCGCCAACCGCTGGGCCGAGATCCGCCCCGCGCTCAAGGACCTGCTCGGCACCCGGTTCGAGCTGCGCCTCGGCGACCCGAGCGAGTCCGATGTGGACCGTCGGGTCGCGGTCAACATCCCGGCGGGCCGCCCCGGCCGCGGCCTGTCGCGCGACAAGCTGCACTTCCTCACCGGCCTGCCCCGCATCGACGGGTCGAGCAATCCCGAGGACGTCGCGGGCGGCGTCCAGGACGCCGTAGCCAAGATCAAGGCCGCCTGGCGCGGCCGCACGGCGCCCAGGGTCCGCCTGCTGCCCGAGGTCATCTCCTACGAGGACCTGCTGGCCCAGGACACCCGCCGCGACAGCAAACTGGTCCCGATCGGCGTCGACGAGAACGAACTGGCCCCGGTCTACCTCGACTTCGACGCCGAGCCGCACTTCATGGCCTTCGCCGAGGGCGAGTCCGGCAAGACGAACCTGATCCGCAACATCGTGCGCGGCATCATGGACCGCTACACCCCACAGGAAGCGGTCATCCTGCTGGTCGACTACCGGCGCACCATGCTGGGCTTCATCGACACCAACCACCTGCTCGGCTACGCGGTGTCGTCCAACCAGCTCAACGACATGGTCAAGGACGTCCGCGGCTCGATGCTCAAGCGGCTCCCCGGCCCCGACGTCACCCAGGAACAGTTGAAGAACCGCTCCTGGTGGAAGGGCCCGGAACTGTTCGTCATCGTCGACGACTACGACTTGGTCGCCCCACAAGGAAACAACCCGCTCCAACCCTTGTCGGAGTTCCTCCCCCAAGCCAAGGACGTTGGCCTGCACATGATCGCCGCCCGCCGCTCCGGCGGCGCCTCGCGAGCCATGTTCGACCCGATCCTCGGCAAACTGCGCGAGATCGCGAGCCCCGGCATCGTCATGAGCGGCAGCAAGGACGAGGGCGCCCTCCTGGGCACCGTCAAGCCGTCGGCGATGCCACCCGGCCGCGGCACCTTGGTCAGCCGCAAGGTGGGCCAAGCCCTCATGCACGTGTCGTGGATTCCCCCGGAGTAA
- a CDS encoding WXG100 family type VII secretion target produces the protein MNADRHTDEWRVGARDVERVAARPEVAEWRGERVPADQPGRVLVPPPQPKGGPDGRDVEADVSAYLDFLQRLCVDLGVPDPVEEYFAPVVGRWSDLHAEAARWAAAGLHADKVADDLTKPLGGLDAAWQGADAESFIEYMNGVGLAGHDMSDAMAAMAEVLDATADGLREIVTDMAGLLAEAAETASEAMTLPVQGEERTRQYLDHMKRPTKELFESVRQVLEALVRLCEGVDGSAVFDKITMPHTMPAANWSYTPEMPAVPTVETPETPADTLKSGSGGGGGGGGGGGAIGGGAGAMGGGAGSVNPPQPGGYVYAGEAAGGAAAGLPAAAANTGGAAAGGGRAAGGLGGGMPMMGGMGGMGGGQQGGDAEHKSRNRVVGNPEDIFGKPTKTSPAVIGEDD, from the coding sequence ATGAACGCTGACCGACACACCGACGAGTGGCGCGTTGGCGCGCGGGATGTCGAGCGGGTGGCCGCACGGCCGGAGGTCGCCGAGTGGCGTGGTGAGCGGGTTCCGGCGGATCAACCTGGCCGCGTCTTGGTGCCGCCGCCGCAGCCGAAGGGCGGTCCGGACGGCCGCGATGTCGAGGCCGACGTCAGCGCCTACCTGGACTTCCTCCAGCGCCTCTGTGTCGATCTGGGTGTGCCGGACCCGGTTGAGGAGTACTTCGCCCCGGTCGTCGGCCGCTGGAGCGACCTGCACGCCGAGGCCGCCCGCTGGGCCGCCGCGGGCCTGCACGCGGACAAGGTCGCCGACGACCTCACCAAGCCCCTCGGCGGCCTCGACGCCGCCTGGCAGGGCGCCGACGCCGAGTCCTTCATCGAGTACATGAACGGCGTCGGCCTCGCGGGCCACGACATGTCCGACGCGATGGCCGCCATGGCCGAGGTCCTCGACGCCACCGCCGACGGCCTGCGCGAGATCGTCACCGACATGGCGGGCCTGCTGGCCGAAGCCGCCGAAACCGCCTCCGAGGCGATGACCCTGCCGGTCCAGGGCGAGGAGCGGACCCGGCAGTACCTCGACCACATGAAGCGGCCGACCAAGGAACTGTTCGAGTCGGTTCGGCAGGTGCTGGAGGCCCTGGTGCGGCTGTGCGAGGGCGTCGACGGCTCCGCGGTCTTCGACAAGATCACCATGCCGCACACCATGCCCGCCGCGAACTGGTCGTACACCCCGGAAATGCCTGCCGTCCCGACGGTCGAGACGCCCGAGACCCCCGCCGACACCCTCAAGTCCGGAAGCGGCGGCGGTGGTGGGGGCGGTGGCGGTGGCGGTGCGATCGGTGGTGGCGCTGGTGCCATGGGCGGCGGCGCTGGGAGCGTCAATCCGCCTCAACCCGGCGGCTACGTCTACGCGGGCGAGGCCGCGGGCGGTGCCGCCGCTGGTCTCCCCGCCGCGGCGGCCAACACGGGCGGCGCCGCGGCGGGCGGCGGCCGTGCCGCGGGCGGCCTCGGGGGCGGCATGCCCATGATGGGCGGCATGGGCGGAATGGGCGGCGGCCAACAAGGCGGCGACGCCGAACACAAGTCGCGCAACCGGGTGGTGGGCAACCCAGAGGACATCTTCGGCAAGCCCACCAAGACTTCCCCGGCGGTCATCGGCGAAGACGACTGA
- the eccB gene encoding type VII secretion protein EccB gives MPSTPTTKSQVQAYRFVLRRMQSALVRKDAVMLHDPMRTHSRATIVGVCIAAVCVVGVLIYGLLSPAPKAPDKDGIVIAKPSGAVYVLLTNTAKGKVLVPTFNLASARLLLLARGTNGGAAQQPGSQTDDGGGGNAGPAVPDVIPDEKLVDIPRERLAGIPDGPQMLPKDDQRVSGDWAVCDEYAIDRSLPDPTSQGKIETTVAAGHTDFGAELAESEALLVEAENKKVYLVYRTPATANIKNANTVRAEVDMTNNRVKSALNLRPERMRKITTGLLNAIPEAPALRSPDIPGRGGPSEININGLPVGSVVKIERAGQFDYFVILRDGVQQIKKTTADLIRFTVTAGGEEIASVRPDQIPSDPPKSTLDERTFPQVVPEALAPLNAPVACLTWNVVGSGPDADEHTEVHVGTQLPLPRAANGQPATVPISTPSADGQRLDHFYMPPGRAAVVRGSTSKQDFTTGPIYLVSDRGVKFGVPDARTAAALGLGNQRPAPDAIVRLLPNGASLNTRDVQQTFDTVPASPGQFPSTTPKAPGS, from the coding sequence ATGCCATCAACACCGACTACGAAGTCTCAGGTTCAGGCATACCGCTTCGTGCTGCGCCGGATGCAGTCCGCGCTGGTACGCAAGGACGCGGTGATGCTCCACGACCCGATGCGGACCCATTCCAGGGCCACCATCGTGGGTGTCTGCATCGCCGCTGTCTGCGTGGTCGGCGTGCTGATCTACGGCCTGCTCAGTCCGGCGCCCAAGGCGCCGGACAAGGACGGCATCGTCATCGCCAAGCCGTCCGGCGCGGTCTATGTGCTGCTGACCAACACCGCCAAGGGCAAGGTGCTGGTGCCGACGTTCAACCTCGCGTCGGCCCGCCTGCTGCTCCTGGCGCGCGGCACCAACGGCGGGGCCGCCCAGCAGCCCGGCAGCCAGACCGACGACGGCGGTGGCGGCAACGCGGGACCCGCGGTGCCGGACGTGATCCCCGACGAGAAGCTCGTCGACATCCCGCGTGAGCGGCTCGCGGGCATCCCGGACGGCCCGCAGATGCTGCCCAAGGACGACCAGCGGGTCAGCGGCGACTGGGCGGTGTGCGACGAGTACGCCATCGACCGCAGCCTCCCGGACCCGACCAGCCAGGGCAAGATCGAGACGACGGTCGCCGCCGGGCACACCGACTTCGGCGCCGAACTGGCCGAGAGCGAAGCGCTGCTGGTCGAGGCCGAGAACAAGAAGGTCTATCTCGTCTACCGCACCCCGGCCACGGCGAACATCAAGAACGCCAACACCGTGCGCGCCGAGGTCGACATGACCAACAACCGGGTGAAGTCCGCGCTGAACCTGCGGCCAGAACGGATGCGCAAGATCACCACCGGCTTGCTCAACGCGATCCCGGAGGCGCCCGCGCTCAGGTCGCCGGACATCCCCGGCCGCGGCGGACCCAGTGAGATCAACATCAACGGCCTGCCGGTCGGCTCGGTGGTCAAGATCGAGCGCGCGGGCCAGTTCGACTACTTCGTGATCCTGCGCGACGGCGTGCAGCAGATCAAGAAGACCACCGCCGACCTGATCCGCTTCACGGTGACGGCGGGCGGCGAGGAGATCGCTTCGGTGCGGCCTGACCAGATCCCGTCGGACCCGCCGAAGAGCACCCTCGACGAGCGCACGTTCCCGCAGGTCGTGCCCGAAGCGCTGGCCCCGCTCAACGCCCCCGTGGCCTGCCTGACGTGGAACGTGGTGGGTTCGGGCCCCGACGCCGACGAGCACACCGAGGTCCACGTCGGTACGCAGCTTCCGTTGCCCCGCGCGGCCAACGGGCAGCCCGCCACGGTGCCGATCAGCACCCCGAGCGCCGACGGGCAGCGGCTCGACCACTTTTACATGCCGCCCGGCCGGGCCGCGGTGGTGCGCGGGTCGACGTCCAAACAGGACTTCACCACCGGCCCGATCTACCTGGTCTCCGACCGCGGCGTGAAGTTCGGCGTGCCAGACGCCCGCACGGCCGCCGCGCTGGGCCTGGGCAACCAGCGCCCCGCCCCCGACGCGATCGTGCGCCTGCTGCCCAACGGCGCGTCCCTCAACACCCGGGATGTGCAGCAGACGTTCGACACGGTGCCCGCGTCGCCGGGCCAGTTCCCGTCGACCACCCCTAAAGCGCCCGGGAGCTGA
- the eccE gene encoding type VII secretion protein EccE, producing the protein MSNLVVLEVGVAIGLVLLAIDLKLLYVAIGVAGAALILAFLRWRGRWLTQWIGLTTRYTFRTHARVTKPPSPVTMETVAAEDGAQVTGPDDPRVNLLRLAVPDLVVAHAVDHERKPVGLAWHEGTWTAVLLVDPAPALVSQVGSTPSLPLGALAPCLEDRGVVLDAIQVIWHCYPGSVALPPSSPALASYLEVLGPLAAAARRTTWVAVRLDPRRCPAAVRERGGGVVGAHRALIGALSRVRNALESRGVPTRPLDPDELLKAGISAAELTSVAGSNTKVSLRERWTGVTAAGIGHASYAITGWPQGKLATSLNALTGVRALSATVAMSISPGSDEGKVGLRGLVRVSARNPNELSDADDRLSTISDRIGITLTPLRGLQVAGLAATLPLGGQA; encoded by the coding sequence GTGTCGAACCTGGTCGTGCTCGAGGTCGGCGTCGCGATCGGCCTTGTCCTGCTGGCGATCGATCTCAAACTGCTCTACGTCGCCATTGGCGTGGCGGGCGCGGCGCTGATCCTGGCGTTCCTGCGCTGGCGCGGCCGGTGGCTCACCCAGTGGATCGGCCTCACCACCCGCTACACGTTCCGCACGCACGCCAGGGTGACCAAGCCGCCAAGCCCGGTGACCATGGAGACCGTGGCCGCCGAGGACGGCGCCCAGGTAACCGGCCCCGACGACCCCAGGGTCAACCTGCTGCGGCTGGCGGTGCCTGACCTGGTCGTGGCGCACGCGGTCGACCACGAGCGCAAGCCGGTCGGCCTGGCCTGGCACGAGGGCACGTGGACCGCGGTGTTGCTGGTCGACCCGGCGCCCGCGCTGGTCAGCCAGGTCGGCTCGACGCCGAGCCTGCCGCTGGGCGCGCTGGCGCCCTGCCTGGAGGACCGCGGCGTGGTGCTCGACGCGATCCAGGTGATCTGGCACTGCTACCCCGGCAGCGTCGCGCTGCCACCCAGCTCACCCGCGCTGGCCTCGTATCTGGAGGTCCTCGGCCCGCTGGCGGCCGCGGCCCGGCGCACGACGTGGGTGGCCGTTCGGCTGGACCCGCGCCGCTGCCCGGCCGCGGTGCGCGAGCGCGGCGGCGGCGTCGTCGGCGCCCACCGCGCGCTCATCGGCGCGCTGTCGCGCGTGCGCAACGCGCTGGAGTCGCGCGGCGTGCCGACCCGGCCGCTGGACCCCGACGAGCTGCTCAAGGCCGGGATCTCGGCGGCCGAGCTGACCTCGGTCGCGGGGTCCAACACCAAGGTGTCGCTGCGCGAGCGGTGGACCGGGGTGACCGCGGCGGGCATCGGCCACGCCAGCTACGCGATCACCGGCTGGCCCCAGGGCAAGCTCGCCACCAGCCTCAACGCGCTCACCGGCGTGCGCGCGCTGTCGGCGACGGTGGCCATGTCGATCTCGCCGGGCAGCGACGAGGGCAAGGTCGGCCTGCGCGGGCTGGTCCGGGTCAGCGCCCGCAACCCCAACGAGCTCAGCGACGCCGACGACCGGCTCTCGACGATCTCCGACCGGATCGGCATCACCCTGACCCCGCTGCGCGGGCTCCAGGTCGCCGGGCTGGCCGCGACTCTGCCGCTTGGAGGGCAGGCGTGA
- a CDS encoding S8 family peptidase — MATSRAKSLRRLAGIGLAAAATVAAGIGLTAPATAAEGQILGADRPNVLDGSYIVVFKDGRSAASADALTQRHGGQVTHRFTTLNGYAAKMTAQQAKRVAGDSEVAYVEADQIMRASTDQPNPTWGLDRSDQRDLPLNSRYSYSTTASNVNAYIIDTGINNTHTDFGGRARSGRDTVDNDNDATDCNGHGTHVAGSVGGSAYGLAKGVKLIGIRVLDCQGSGSNAGVIAGVDWVTSNHAKPAVANMSLGGGASTALDDAVKRSIAAGVTYAVASGNDNKDACSGSPARVPAAITVNASNRTDQRASFSNFGSCTDIFAPGQDITSAWIGGSSATKTISGTSMATPHVAGGIALYLAANPQATPAQVASGVLGASTPNKISGANGSPNKLLYTVFGGGNPNPTPTPTPTPTPTPGNCAAVTNNDRVDIPDGGAAVTSSISMSGCTGAASATSTVTVDIRHTWRGDVVIDLIAPDGTAYRLKNSSNSDSADNVTGTATVNLSSEQPNGTWKLKVQDIATQDTGYIASWTLDV, encoded by the coding sequence ATGGCAACGTCTCGCGCAAAGTCGCTACGGCGACTCGCCGGGATCGGCCTCGCCGCGGCGGCCACAGTCGCGGCAGGTATCGGCCTGACCGCGCCCGCCACCGCCGCCGAAGGCCAGATCCTCGGCGCCGACCGGCCCAACGTGCTGGACGGCAGCTACATCGTCGTGTTCAAGGACGGCCGCAGCGCCGCGTCCGCGGACGCACTGACCCAGCGCCACGGCGGCCAGGTCACCCACCGATTCACCACGCTCAACGGCTACGCGGCCAAGATGACCGCGCAGCAGGCCAAGCGGGTCGCGGGCGACTCGGAGGTCGCCTATGTCGAGGCCGACCAGATCATGCGGGCGAGCACCGACCAGCCCAACCCGACCTGGGGCCTGGACCGGTCCGACCAGCGCGACCTGCCCCTGAACAGCAGGTACTCGTACTCGACCACCGCGTCGAATGTGAACGCCTACATCATCGACACGGGCATCAACAACACCCACACCGACTTCGGCGGCCGCGCCAGGTCCGGCCGGGACACCGTCGACAACGACAACGACGCCACCGACTGCAACGGCCACGGCACGCACGTCGCCGGTTCGGTCGGCGGCAGCGCCTACGGCCTGGCCAAGGGCGTCAAGCTGATCGGCATCCGGGTGCTCGACTGCCAGGGTTCCGGCTCCAACGCGGGCGTCATCGCCGGTGTCGACTGGGTGACCTCCAACCACGCCAAGCCCGCCGTGGCGAACATGAGCCTCGGCGGCGGCGCCTCCACCGCGCTCGACGACGCGGTCAAGCGCTCCATCGCCGCCGGTGTGACCTACGCGGTCGCCTCCGGCAACGACAACAAGGACGCCTGCTCCGGCTCGCCCGCCAGGGTCCCCGCCGCGATCACGGTGAACGCGAGCAACCGCACCGACCAGCGCGCGAGCTTCTCCAACTTCGGCTCGTGCACCGACATCTTCGCCCCCGGCCAGGACATCACCTCGGCGTGGATCGGCGGCAGCTCCGCGACCAAGACGATCAGCGGCACGTCGATGGCGACGCCGCACGTCGCGGGCGGTATCGCGCTGTACCTGGCGGCCAACCCGCAGGCGACGCCCGCGCAGGTGGCCAGCGGCGTGCTCGGCGCGAGCACCCCGAACAAGATCAGCGGGGCCAACGGGTCGCCGAACAAGCTGCTCTACACGGTGTTCGGCGGGGGCAACCCCAACCCGACTCCCACGCCCACGCCGACGCCCACGCCCACGCCGGGCAACTGCGCGGCGGTCACCAACAACGACCGGGTCGACATCCCGGACGGCGGCGCGGCGGTCACCAGCTCGATCAGCATGTCCGGCTGCACCGGCGCGGCGTCGGCGACCAGCACGGTCACCGTCGACATCCGGCACACGTGGCGCGGTGACGTCGTCATCGACCTGATCGCCCCGGACGGCACGGCGTATCGGCTGAAGAATTCCAGCAACAGCGACTCCGCCGACAATGTCACCGGGACCGCGACGGTGAACCTGAGCTCCGAGCAGCCGAATGGCACCTGGAAACTCAAGGTGCAGGACATCGCGACCCAGGACACCGGCTATATCGCCTCCTGGACGCTCGACGTCTAA